From a region of the Budorcas taxicolor isolate Tak-1 chromosome 9, Takin1.1, whole genome shotgun sequence genome:
- the LOC128053438 gene encoding UL16-binding protein 2-like, with the protein MGDSKSSLGFLVLLLIVLFSGTSSDAHSLSYNFTIDPQPRDTQLWCEVQGEVDQKIFLSYDCGTAKIKYMTPLGEKVKTMNAWEAQTVTLRDTGDLLQEQMPDVTPEKHTDKVRSGFLTLQARMTCWCEDNGHTSAFWEFGFNGYLCLLFDLENGHWTMVHPGGRRMKEKWENDRAVTDFFRTVSMGDCQAWLQAFLVRWDKMLKTSVPLTTVPATVQPTAPASNHITKIVLVVLAVFVIISIVAWILYKKRRRCSQEARQVLCCSEDSVFPWLPLFSCVHFRGKR; encoded by the exons ATGCTCATTCTCTTTCCTATAATTTCACCATTGATCCTCAGCCCAGAGATACTCAGCTATGGTGTGAGGTTCAAGGAGAAGTTGACCAAAAGATCTTTCTCTCCTATGACTGTGGTACAGCTAAGATCAAGTACATGACTCCATTGGGAGAGAAAGTGAAAACTATGAATGCCTGGGAAGCACAGACTGTCACACTCAGAGACACTGGAGACTTGCTCCAGGAGCAGATGCCTGACGTTACACCGGAGAAACACACAGACAAGG tgAGATCAGGCTTTCTGACCCTGCAGGCCAGGATGACATGCTGGTGTGAAGACAATGGACACACCAGTGCATTCTGGGAGTTTGGCTTCAATGGATACCTGTGCCTCCTCTTTGATTTGGAGAATGGACACTGGACAATGGTTCATCCTGGAGGGAGGCGGATGAAAGAGAAATGGGAGAACGACAGGGCTGTGACGGACTTCTTCAGGACGGTCTCCATGGGAGACTGTCAGGCCTGGCTTCAGGCTTTCTTAGTGCGCTGGGATAAAATGTTGAAGACCTCGG TACCACTGACCACAGTCCCCGCTACAGTGCAGCCCACGGCCCCAGCCAGCAACCACATAACCAAGATTGTCCTTGTGGTTCTCGCCGTTTTCGTCATAATAAGCATCGTAGCCTGGATCCTTTACAAGAAGAG GAGACGGTGCTCCCAGGAAGCGCGGCAAGTGCTCTGTTGTTCTGAGGACTCAGTCTTTCCTTGGCTGCCTTTGTTCTCCTGCGTTCACTTTAGAGGCAAGAGATGA